Below is a window of Thermodesulfomicrobium sp. WS DNA.
GTCCCCCATCCCTTCTGGTGCGTCTGCTTACCTGCTGCGTCGTGAGCCTGGCCATCACCATCATGGGCGGAGGGCTCTTCGTTCTTCTCTTCCATCCAGAAATCACGTTTTCCAGCATCCAACCCCAAGAATCCATTACCCTTCTCGAACATCAGCCTGCCTCGCAAGAGCAGGTCTTCACTGCCGCGGCGTCTCAAGAACAACCGAACGCCGCCGCCCAAGCCGATGTCCCCTCCGAACCCGCACTGCAGGAGCCGGAACTCACCCGTATCGTTCGGGAGATTGAGCAGGGGGATACCCCCACTTCCCTCCTCGCCGAACATCTCGCTTTGGAGCATATCTACTCGTTATGTAGCGCCAGCCAAAAGGTTTATTCTTTGGAGCAACTCCGGGCAGGGCACCCCTTGGTGATGCTGCTGGAAGGAGAAAAACTGGTGGGACTGGAGTACGAAATCGATGCCAACGAACGGCTGGTGGTCAACCTTCAGGGAGACAATCCGGAGATCCGCAAGGAGTCCATTCCGTACGAAGTGCGCCAGGAAACCATCGTCGGGACTATCGATGGCTCCCTGTGGAACACCATGCAAGTCTTGGGGGAGCAGCCGGAGCTCATTGTCCGTCTCGCCAATCTTTTCAGTTGGGATATCGATTTCCATCGAGAGATCCAGCCTGGCGATTCCTTCCAGCTCATTGTGGACAAACGTTTTCGAGACGGGAAATTTGCCGGATACGGGGATATTCACGCCGCCAGCTTCACCAATGCAGGCACTACGTATTATGCCTTCCATTACACGACCAGCAGCGGTGAATCCGGATACTATGATGCACAGGGAAGATCCCTACGCAAGGACTTCTTGCGCGCTCCATTGCCTTTTCTCAAAGTTTCTTCTGCCTACTCCATGAATCGCCTTCACCCCATTTTAGGCTACCGCAGACCACATCAAGGCGTCGATTACTCCGCCCCAAAAGGGACACCCATTTTTGCGGTTGCTGATGGGACGATCGTTGCACGAGGCTATAATGGTTCCCAAGGAAATTTTATTGTTCTTCGCCATGCTGGAGAAATGAAGACCGTGTATAACCATATGAGCAAGTTTAATCCAAATTATCAAAAAGGTACTCATGTCAAACAGGGTGCGGTGATTGGATACGTAGGAAGTACTGGATATGCCACTGGTCCGCATCTCGACTTTCGCATGCAGATTGGAAATAAGTACATCAACCCTCAAGAATACTATAAAAAGCACAAGACAACGCCGTCCAAAGTCTTGGCCGCAAAAGAGTTGGCCCGCTTTCGGGAGCACATCACGATGTGGCAGGCGGAGCTTCAGCGCCGCGCCACCGCCATTGCGCAAACGCAAACGCCGCAGCCCTAGTCATTCCGGAGCCATCGCCAGGCGGGGAGACGCAACACGTTCCACGTGCGCCGCAAGGCCAGGCCCACTGCGAGACAGGCCCCTGCCAGCGGGATGAGCACCGCCTGTTGGGCATGCCAGCGAAACCCAAGGTGGAGCAGCCCCTCCACCACCGCCTGGGACGCGAGTGTTGCGATGCCCATGGCCATCCCGCTCGCCACGAGTGCTGCGAGCACAAACTCCACCGCAAGGATGCGCACCGTTTGCAGGCGGGTGGCACCGCACACCTTATAGACCACGGCTTCAAAATGCCGCGCCTCTTGGTCCGCGGCAAAACTTCCCATGAGCACCATAAGGCCCACCACCACGGCAAGTCCCCCCAAAAGTGCCATGGCAAGACCCAAACGCCCCACCACGGTGCTCACTTCCGCAAGGATGCGCCGCACATCCACGATGGCCACTTGAGGAAATGCGCGCGCGATAGCGGTAAAAACCGTTTCCGCAGCCTCTGGGGGGGCCTGGATGGTGCCGAGCAGCGTCCGTGGGGCGGCCTCGAGCACCCCTGGGGCGAAAATGATGGCGAATTGGAGATTCAAAGTAGTCCAGTCCACCTGGCGCACGCTCATGATGGACGCCTCCACCTCGCGGCCCAAGATATTGAAGCGCAGCCGATCCCCCACCTGCACGCCGAAACCTTGGGCCAAATCCGCGGTGATGGAGACACGGGGCTCGGCAACGGTGGCATTGGGCGTCCACCATACCCCAGCCACGAGGGTGCTGCCTTCCGGGAGGGCCAGCGCCGAGGTGAGCATCCGGTCCGATCGGACCGCCCACTGCACTTCCGGGGCAATGGGAACAGTCTCCACTTCCTGGCCGCGGATATGGGTGATGCGGCCACGTACCACCGGCTGCAAGCGGACGCGCTCTGCCCCGGCGGCATGGGCCACTTGACGGAAGTGGTCCTCTTCGTGCGGCGGCACGTCGAGCACGAAAAAGCTGGGGGCCTGCCGAGCGATCTCTTCTCCAAGGGAAGCGCCTAAGGAATCCGTCACCAAACGCACCGCCCCGAGCATGCCGAGTCCCAACCCTAAGACGAGCACCAAACGGGGCCCTGATGCCCCAGGGCGGGCCATGTTGGCCATGGCCAGGCGCCAGGTGGGCCAAGGAAGGCTCCGGCCCAAGCGGGCCGCGGCGCGCACCCCCATGGCCGCAAGCCAGAGCACGGCAAAGCTTGCCCCCACGCCAAGCACAAACCATACCCCCAAACGGAGACGGTCGGCCAGAAGCAGGACCACCATCGCAAGGGCCGCCGCTCCCACGACTATCGTCCCCCAGGCCCACAAGGGCGCCTTACGGGCAAACCCCACCCCACGTGCACTCTGCCGGAATACTACCGCTGCCGGCACCGCCACTGCGCGGCCCAAAGGCAGGGCCGCGAATACGGCCAGGATACAGAGCCCACAGGTGGCGCCCAGCAGCATGGGGGAAAAATACCAGCCCGGGACCACCACCGGCACGCCCCACGCCGCAAGGAGCCACGGCGTGCACGCACCGAGAACCACCCCCGCGGCGATGGCAAGCCCGCCCATCAAGAGCACAGATCCCCCGTGCACCACCAGGAGCACCCGGGTCGAAGCACCCAGCGCCTTCCACACCGCAAGTTCCAGCAGCCGGGAAGCCATGTGTGCGCGCACCCCGCTTGCCACCCCGAGGCCGCCCACCAAAAGGATCCCCAATGCCACGAAGGAGCTTACGGTGCGCAGGCGCTCAAGTAGCGTTTCCATGCGGCCGGAGGCGCGCGTGAAAGGCCGTACCCGCCATCCCGAATCCCCGATGGCGACGATCTCGTGGGCCACTGCTTCGGCGCGGGAGGCATCGGGCAGGCGCAGGGCATAGGTGCTCTGAAAAAGACTCCCAGGAACGAGGAGGCCGGTGAGCTCGAGGGCTTTGCGGGAGAGTATGACCCGCGGCCCCAAGGTGAAGAGATCCAAGGATCTGCCCGGCTCCTTTTCGATAATGCCAGCGACGGTAAGCCAGGAGTTCCCCAAGCGCACACGCTCTCCCACTCGCGCCCCGAGACGTGTCAGGACTTCGGCGTCCACCATCACGCTTTCCGGAGACATCTCCGCGCCGGTCACGTTTCCGCGGCCGGCGATGGTGAGGCTCCCGTAGAGGGGATAGGTCTCGTCCACTGCCTTGGCTTCCACCAGCGTGCTCTTTTCTTGGCTGTGGAGCATGGTGCGTACGGTGGTGGTGTGGCCAAGGGTCCCGTAGGCCGCAATGCGCTCGAGCTCCTGCGGGGAAAGGGTTCGCGATGTCAGCTCAATGGCGACGTCTCCGCCCAAAATTTCTCGCGCGTCCAGCTCCAGGGCCTGGCGTATCGACGCCGCAGTGGTCCCGATGGCGGTCATGGCCGCCACGCCGATGGCCAGGCTCACGAGCACCCAGCGGCTGCCGCGCATCCCTCGCCGCCATTCCCGCAGGCACCAGGCAAGGATCGGGGTCATACGTCCTCCATGCGGCCGCCCGCCAAACGCATGCGGCGTTGGCAACGGGCCGCTAACGCAGGATCATGGGTCACCAAAAGGAGCGTGGTGCCATGCTCCTCATGCAGGGCAAAAAGCAGTTCCATGACCCGCGCGCCGGTGGCGGCGTCCAGGTTTCCAGTGGGTTCATCGGCGAGGATCAGGGCGGGGCCGCCGGCAAAGGCGCGGGCCACCGCCACCCGCTGCTGCTCTCCGCCGGAAAGTTGGGAAGGCAGATGATGCAGCCGGTGCTCCAGCCCCACCTGGATAAGGGCCTGTCTGGCCCGCTTGCGGGCATCGCTCACCCCGGCCAGTTCCAAGGGCAGGGCAACGTTGTCTTCCGCGCTCAAGGCAGGAAGGAGGAGGAAGTTTTGGAACACAATCCCCACGTACTGCTGCCGGAAGCGGGCCAGCCCGTCTTCACCCATGCTGGAGAGGTCATGGCCGGCCACATGGATGCTCCCTGCGCTCGGGCGCTCCAGGCCGGAAAGCAGCATCAAAAGCGAGGTCTTGCCCGAACCCGAAGGGCCAACTACGGCCACACTCTCGCCGGATTCCACCTGAAAACTGAGGTTCTGAAGTACGTTGACCGGCGCAGCGCCGGAAATTAGAGTCAAACTGAGATCATGTACGGTGATCATGGGGGTATGCATGCGTCTTTTCTCCGTATTTTCCGCACTTGGCGTTATGCTGGCAGCAACTCCGGCCCTTGCAGGGGGCATCACAATCCTCGCCATGGGCGATAGCCTCACCGCAGGATATGGCCTGCCACCTTCGCAATCCTTCCCTGCAGTACTCGAACGAAAGCTCGTTTCCCGCGGCTGGGAGGTGCGCATCATCAACGCCGGGGTTTCCGGGGACACCTCGGCAGGGGGACGTAGCCGTATGGCCTGGGCTCTCGCGGATAAACCCCAACTGGTTATCCTCGCCCTCGGGGCCAATGACGCCCTGCGCGGCCTTCCCCCCCAGGCCCTGCGCGACAACCTGGAGGCCATAATCCAGGCCGCCCTCGCAGCCGATGCCCGGGTGCTCTTGGTGGGGATGTATGCCCCCCGCAATTGGGACGCCGACTACCAACAGCGTTTCAACGCCGTGTATCCCGAGCTTGCCCAGCGCTACGGCCTTGCCCTGTATCCCTTTTTTCTCGAAGGCGTCTACGGGCATCCTGAGCTTTTGTTGGAAGACGGCATCCACCCCAACGCCGCTGGCGTCGAGCGCATGGTGGCCGGGGTTTTGCCTTTGGTGGAAGCGGAACTCAAGCACCTGCTGCCCGAAGCAGGGACGCCGGCAGGTCGTCCGTAATGACCGCGTCCAGCACTGCGCCCTTCTGGCGCTGGCGCCCTTCTTTCCTGGACACCGCGGTGCCGCCCATTGGCCCGTACACTCCGCCAGCAGGGCTGGACGTGGTTTACGAAGACCAGGATATGGCCATCATCCACAAACCGGCAGGGATTCTCAGCGTCCCCGGCCGGGATCCGGCTTTTGCCGACAGCATTCTCACGCGGGTGCGGCAGCACCATCCCCATGCCCAGGCCGTGAACCGCCTGGATCTGCCCACCTCCGGACTTGTGGTGGTGGCCCTGCGCCGCAAGGCGGAAAGCCATCTCAAGTCCCAATTTCGGCAGCGGCAGGTGACCAAGGCGTATCTGGCGGTGGCTGCCGGCCGCGTGCAGGCCCCCCATGGCCACATCACCTTGCCCATGCGCTGCGACTTCCCCCGCCGCCCCATGCAGACCATCTGCTTGCAGCTGGGCAAGCCTGCCTGGACCGAATTCACGGTACTTGAGTACTTCCGCGATGCCACATTGCTTCTGCTAATCCCACACACCGGCAGGTCCCACCAACTGCGCCTACACCTGGCGGCCATAGACCATCCGCTCCTGGGAGACTCTTTCTACGCCCCGCCCGCAGTGGCCAAGGCTGCGCCGCGCCTGCTTTTGCACGCAGCAATCTTAGGGCTCCGACATCCCTACCGCGAGCAGTGGATGTGCTTTACCGCGCCTTGCCCTTTTGCCCCGCAAGTGCGCCTGCCGATGCCAGCGCCCCAGGCAGGTCCGTGGATGCCCCAGGAAGCGGAGATGGCCGCAACCAGCGCCAATGCGTAGCCGATGCAGTCAACATCGGGGCCGCAGAACCCTTGGCGGTGCGGCGGCTCCAGCGTGTCTACTGCACTTTTCCTTCGATGACCGTGACGCCGTGCGGCGGGGTAAAGGTAAACGCTTTGGGGTCCACCGCAGCATCCGTCTCAATGGCTTTGAGCTCAAGGGCATTGGTATTGCCGAAAAAATCCACGATGCTGATACGTTCGAGCAGTCCATCGTCGGGACGGATCCATACCCGCGCAAAGGTCAGTCCCGGCTCAGGTTCCTTGGGAGTGAGCTCCAAGAGATGCAGCCCGGCATCCATGCCTTTGTCGGTGATCATAAAATCTTCTTTGAGATTGGCCTCACCAGAGAGAAAACGCAGCATCGTCTTGGACTGAAAGATTTGCTCTACGGTGTATCGGTACACAACGCCGTCTTCTGGCAAATACTCCCACACTATTTTTGGACCGACAATCAACACTTCTTCCTCAGGACTCGTTGTCTCCCATCGCAAAAGCTTGGGTTTTGCAAAAACGATGGAACCGAGACGCTCTTCGGTCTTTTTTGTGGCCGCGTTGGTAAGGTTCTGGGTGAAGAAGGCGCGGAATGAATGTAATGTTTCATAGCGCTTTTGAAACATCTCTGTGATATCCGAGGCAAGTGCCAAAGCAGGAAAAATCATGCTGTAAAGAAATATTCCGAGAATTCGCATAGACTGCTCCTAGAATCTCAAGTTGCCTTCAAAAAAGAGAAAAGATAAGGGGCTGGACTTGTCTTTCCCCTGCAAACCACCACCGCCATGCCCAAAGAAAAACCTTCGTTTCGCAACGCCGTCCCGGCCCTGCTTCTGCTGACCGGAGTGTTTTTTGTCAATTTTCTCGCCCGCACGGTGCTGGGGCCACTGCTTCTGCCCACAAGCGAGCGCCTGGGCGTGAGCCTTGCCACTGCGGCGCAGGCATTCGTGGCCCTGTCGGTGGGCTACAGTGTGGCCGTGTTCGGTGCGGGCTTCCTCTCCAGCCGCATCGGCCACCACCGCACCATTTGCCTGTGCCTTGTCCTTTTGGGAGGGAGCCTGCTTGGCCTCTCCAGGACCACAACCCTGGGTGGACTTCTTGCCTGGGTACTGATCTTGGGCCTGGGGGCAGGGCTCTACATGCCGTCCGGCGTGACCACCATCACTACCGTCACCCCACCGTCCGGCTGGAGCCGGGCCTTTGCCCTGCACGAGATGGCGCCCAATCTTTCCTTCGTCCTGGCCCCATTCGTCGTGGAATTAGCCGACCGCTTAGGGGCTGCCAGCATGACCTTTGCCTGGATCGGCTGGGCGAGCCTCGCCATGGGTGCACTCTACCTGTGGTGCGGACCCCGCATCGAGCGCCTTGGGGTAGCGCCGCACCTTGCTGCCTTGCGGCCGCTCGTGCAGAATCTTTCCTTTTGGGCGGTGGTGATGCTTTTTGTCATCACCGTGGGGGTGGAAGTCGGGGTCTATAGCGTCGTTCCCGCCTACCTGGTCCATGACCGAGGGCTTGGCGAGGCAGAGGCCAATATGTTTTTGGGCGCCTCCCGCGTCGTGTCTCTGGCGGTGCTCCCCTGGATGGGATGGATCACCGAACGCTTAGGCTTGGTGCGCACCCTTACGGTGTGCATGCTCGGGGTGAGCCTTACCACATGCGTGGCAGGGGCAGGCCCTTTGCCCGTAAGTCTTGCCCTGCTCACGCTACAGCCGCTTTTGGCCGTATGTTTCTTTCCTGTAGGGTTTGCGGTTTTGGCCCAGGTGGTCCGAAGGGAAGAAAGCGACCTCAGCGTCTCGTTGGCGGTCACCTGCACTTCTCTTTTGGGCTCTGGACTGCTTCCCGCCACCTTGGCTGCCTGGGGTGAGCACGCAGGCTTTGCCTGGGCCTTTTTTGGCTTCGGCATGGCGAGCCTTGCGGGAAGTACCATCGCCCTGCTCTCTCTGTGGCGTCACCAAGGGCACACGTTGACGGTCAAACCGTAAGCGCACGACCCATCGTCCGGCAAAGCCGTGCAGCCATCCCAAAGGCAGGCGTCCACTTGCCTCCCTACACCGGCGGATTCAGGGCACGAGCGAGCTCTTCTTCGTCCATGACAAAACCCTGTTCGGCCCCCGGAAACGTGCCTTGGCGTACCTGTTCGGCAAAGGTGGCAATACCCTTCGTGGCCAGAGTGCCCAAGTCCGCATAGCGGTACACAAACTTGGGTGCCTGCCGGGGGTACATGCCGAGAAGATCATGCCATACGAGCACCTGGCCGTCGCAATGAGGGCCTGCGCCGATGCCGATGGTCGGGATGTGCAGCCGCTCGGTGATGACGCGAGCAAGAGGGATGGGGACGCACTCCAAAACCACCATAAAGGCCCCGGCAGCCTCGAGGCTCTTGGCGTCTTCCAGCAATGCCCGGGCCTGAGCCGCAGTTTTGCCTTGCACGCGAAACCCACCCAAGGCCGTGGCCGATTGCGGGGTCAGGCCAATATGGCCGCACACCGGCACGCCGGCACGCACGATGGCCTCCACATGGACGGCCACATTGCGGCCACCCTCCAGCTTGACCGCGTGGCAGCCGCCTTCTTGCACCAGGCGGCCAGCCCGCTCCACGGCGCAGGCTACGGAACTCGTGCTCCAAAAGGGAAGATCGCCCACGATAAAGGTATCCGTGGCCCCGCGCCGCACTGCCTGGGTGTGGCGAACCATATCGTCCATGGTCACCGGCACCGTGGAGTCATGGCCAAGCACCACCATGCCCACGGAGTCGCCCACCAAGATGAGATCCACCCCGGCCTGTTCTGCAAAATATGCGGATGGATAGTCATAGGCTGTCACCATGACGAGCTTATGACCCTGGACCTTGGCCTGGGCGAACTCCAGCACGCCTTTCATGGCCGCACCTCGTGGACGACATTGTGGCGATCCACCAGCACCACCCGCGGCTGATGCTGGATCATCTCTTCCAGAGTCATCTGGGCATAGGCCGCGATGATGAGTAGATCCCCAGGCATGGCCAAACGGGCGGCCGCGCCATTGACGAGAATCTCTTGGTCATTTCCTGCAATGGCATAGGTGGAGAACCGGGCCCCAGTGGTTACGTTGTACACATCCACCCGCTCATTCGGCACGATTCCAGAAACCTCCAGCAATTTTGGACAAATGGCAATGGAACCTTCGTAATCCAGGCAGCTTCCGGTCACCGTGACCCGGTGCAGTTTCGCCCATAACATGGTTCGGAGCATACAAGTATCCTTAAGGGAGTGCACTCCCGAGGTGGTGATGTGGGGTGTTATCCAATGCAAAGGTTATCGATGAGACGTGCCTTGCCCAGAAAAAGCGCCACTGCTGCCAAGGTGGGCGGCTCCACCTGGGTGCGTGGCACCAAGGTGTCTGGATGGACGATCTCTAGGTAGTCGAGCCTGCCGAGGGGCAGATGCTCGGCAAGATAGCGCAGGCCGGCTCCTTTCAGGGCGTCCACATTCCGCTCTCCACCCGCCACACGCTGGCGGAGATTCTGGAGCATGGCAAAAAGGGCCGGGGCCTGGGCGCGTTCTTCGGCCGTCAAATAGACATTGCGTGAGCTCATGGCCAGCCCGTCGGGCTCCCGCACGGTGGGGCAACCGACGATCTCCACCGGACAGGAGAGGTGGCGCACCATGGCGCGGATGACGGCTAGTTGCTGCCAGTCCTTCTCGCCAAAAAAGGCGACATGCGGCTGCACGATCCAGAAAAGTTTGGTCACCACCGTGGCGACTCCCCGAAAATGCCCGGGCCGTGATGCCCCGCAAAGTCCCTGGGAGAGATGCGGCACTTCCACCCAGGTGTCGTGGTCTGGGGTGTACATATCCTGCGCTTGCGGACAAAAAACGAGGTCCACGCCGTGCGCTTGCGCCAAGGCCAGATCGTTTTCGAGGTTGCGCGGGTAGCGCTCCAGGTCTTCGTTCGGGCCAAATTGCGTGGGATTCACAAAGATGGAGGCCACCACCTTGGAGCACCGCTGCCGGGCGGCATCAAGCAGGCTCACGTGTCCTGCGTGCCAATATCCCATGGTAGGGACGAAGCCCACCTGCTGCCCATGGCAGCGCCACTGCATGACCTCTTCACGGACAGCGTCGGGATGGCGCAGAATCTTCATGCCCTCTCCCCTCCCTCTTGTTTGCGCGTGGAAAGCGGCTCTTGAGCGGTCCACAATTCATGCAGCTCTATGTCCAACGCCCGCGTGGACAGGAAGATTTCCATGGCCGAAACCACCAAGGATGCCATAAGCAGGACGAGACTTGCGGCGAATACCCATTTTCCGAGAACGAACCATCCTTCAAAGAGGAAAAACATGCACACCACGCAACATAGCAGGCTCAAGATGCCCAAAAGTTGCATCAGGCGGATGAGTCGCACCCTGCCGAGAAGACTTGCGATTTGTTGACGCACTCCAGATGCCTGTTCATGCCGGTAGCGGTCGTACAGGGAGCGGATACGTGTGGACAGGGCCAAAAAACGGTTCGTATAAGCTAAGAGCAGCAACGAGAGCGTCGAAAACAGCAGTGCAGGGGTAGTCAGGGTGATTTCCATGATACCGACCTTGTTGGGATGGAAAAAATCGGGGGCTACCTAAAGGGGAACGGTGGTATTGTCCAGACGCGCGCCTTCGTCATTGGCGATCAGGCGGCGCCAATAGGCAAAGACCAGACAGGTGAGCGGCAGGGCGAGGAGCAGGCCCAAAAACCCCAGCAAACTGCCCCATACGGAAAGGGAGAGCAGCATCCACGCTGGGGAGAGCCCCATGGCCTTGCCCAAAAAGCGCGGCACCAGCACCATATCCTGAATGGCCTGGACAACGGCAAAGACCACCAGCACGAGCCCCAACACCGTCCAAAACGACGTCCCGGTCTCCAGGGCGTGTACCCCGGCCAACAGCACGGCAGGCACAAATCCTACCATCTGGAGATAGGGCACCATGTTGAGCAGACCCAGAAAGAGCCCCAGGACCACGGCCAAAGGCAGCCCGATGAGACCGAAACCAATGGCAAAAAGGATGCCCACGGTGCCGGCCACCAGGGCTTGGCCGCGGAAATAGCGGCTCATGGCGGTATCGAATTCCGCAAGAAATTCGAGTACCGGCTGCCGCCAGGCCGCAGGAAGCACGGCGTGCCAGCGCTGGCGCAACGAGTGGAAATCCAAGAGCAAGAACACGGTGTAGAGCCCAATGACCAGCACCACGGCCACGGCCATGACCATGCTGTAGGCGCCGCTGATCAGCCCCATGATCCCAGGAACGATACGGCGAAGCGCTCCTTGGGCCATGGAGAGCACACTATCACTGCGCAAGAAGTCCTGCACTTCGGGGCTGGTCAAGACACCGCGCACAGCTTCCCAGACGTCGGGAGGGAGCCGCTTGGCGGCCTCGGCGGCCAGGCGGGAGTTGGAGAGCATCTCTTGGGCCAGTCGTGCCATATGCGCGACTTCCCGGGCGATCATCGGGGTGATGAGCGCTCCAGCCAAGACCAATGCCACGATGGCGCCCAAAAGCACCACGGCAATGGCCACGCTCCGATAGCGCACCCGCGCCTCCACCCACCCTACCAGAGGATCGAGGACGTAGGCCAAAAGCAACCCGATAAGAAAAGGAATGATCGCGTCACTGAGCGCCCCCAGCAGCCGGACTGCGCCCCAAATCACGGCAGCGGCCAAGGCCAGGCGCACGGTGCGATCAAAGGTCCACGGCTCACGACCGAGCATCGTTCCTCCAGGGTCTCACTTGACAGCTTCCGATGGCCTCTTACCTATCGAGGCAGCACACCCTACCCCGTTGGAGGAACACATCCATGACGCAAACGCAAGAGATGGAATTCAAGACCGAGATTCGACAGCTTTTGGAGATCATCACGCATTCCATCTATACCAGCCGAGAGATCTTCCTGCGCGAGCTCATCTCCAACGCCTCGGACGCATTGGACAAGCTGCGCTTCGAACAGGCCCGCGGCGCCGACATTGAAGACCCAGACGCCGAACTCGCCATCCGCGTCACCACCGACGCCGACGCTCGCTCCATCACCATCACCGACACCGGTATCGGCATGACCCAAGAGGAGGTCATCACCAACATCGGCACCATCGCCCATTCCGGGACCGCAGCATTTCTCGCCAAGGCCAAGGAAAGCGGCGCGGACGCCTCCACCCTCATCGGCCGCTTTGGGGTGGGCTTTTACTCGGTCTTCATGGTGGCAGAGCGCGTGGTCCTGCGCACCCGTTCGGCTACGCCCAATGCCAAGCCCGTGGAATGGATTTCCACCGGTCAGGGCTCCTACTCCATCCGCGAACTCGATGAGGCCCTGCCCCGTGGCACCTCCATCCACATCCACCTCAAGGAAGACGCCGCCGAGTTCGCAAACAAAGACCGCCTGGCAGCCATCATCAAAAAGCACTCCAATTTCGTCTCGTTTCCGGTGTATGTGGATGGCGAGAAGGTGAATACCGTACCGGCCCTGTGGCGGGAAAACAAGTTTTCCATCACCAAGGAACAGTATAGCGAATTTTATCGCTTCCTCACCCTGGATTCCGAAGACCCGACACATACCATTCACATCAATGTCGATGCGCCGGTGCAGTTTTCGGCGCTCCTCTTCATCCCGCCCAAGACCATGGATGTGTTCGGCATCGAGCGCGACGCCCACGGCCTGGATCTCTACGTGCGCCGTGTGCTCATTCAATCCAAGAACAAAGACCTCATCCCCGAATATCTCGGGTTCGTGCGTGGCGTGGTGGACACCGAAGACTTGCCCCTCAACATCTCCCGCGAGACCTTGCAGGAGAACCGTGTCATTCGCAAAATCGCCCAGACCATCACCAAACAGGTCCTCGGGGAACTGCACAAGTTCGCCCAAGACCAGGAACGGTACGCTGCTTTTTGGAAAGAGCACAGCAAGCGCTTCAAAATGGGCTATGCAGACTTCGCCAATCAGGAGGCCTTTGCGGAGCTCCTGCGTTTCCACTCCTCGGCGGCTTCCGACCCCGATGCCCTGGTTTCTCTGGAAGAATACGTGGGCCGCATGCAGGAAGGCCAAAAGGCCATCTACTATATCTCCGGCCCATCCCGGGAAGCCATTGAAAAGAACCCCCACGTGGAGATCTTCCGCACCAAGGGGGTCGAATTGCTCTACCTCTTCGACCCTATCGACGAGTTCGTCATGGAGGCCGTGCGTCGTTACCGGGACTTCCCTCTCGAGGCCGCGGAAAACGCGGATCTCCGCAAATTGGAAAACCTCCCCGATACGACCCCCGACGACGCGGCGGCCGCCACTGCTTCGGCACAAGCGGAAGACATGGAGGCCTTGCTGACGGTCATGCGCCGTGTCCTCAAAGACCGAGTGACCGAGGTGCGCGCATCCAAGCGCCTCAGCCACAGCCCTGCCTGCTTGGTGAGTCCCGATGGATCCACCTCGCAGATGCACCGCATCATGCAGATTTTGGCCAAGGATACCTCCATTCCGCAAAAAGTCCTGGAGGTGAACCCCAAACACCCATTGGTGCACAATCTGCAGAAGATGGCCCAGCACAGCCCGGACGACCCCTTCTTGGCCATGGCGGTGGAAGGCATCTTCGAGGCGGCCCTGCTCCAGGACGGCTACCTGGCGGATCCGCACTCTTTGGTGGAGCGGACGTACCGGCTCCTGGAAGAGGCCAGCG
It encodes the following:
- the htpG gene encoding molecular chaperone HtpG codes for the protein MTQTQEMEFKTEIRQLLEIITHSIYTSREIFLRELISNASDALDKLRFEQARGADIEDPDAELAIRVTTDADARSITITDTGIGMTQEEVITNIGTIAHSGTAAFLAKAKESGADASTLIGRFGVGFYSVFMVAERVVLRTRSATPNAKPVEWISTGQGSYSIRELDEALPRGTSIHIHLKEDAAEFANKDRLAAIIKKHSNFVSFPVYVDGEKVNTVPALWRENKFSITKEQYSEFYRFLTLDSEDPTHTIHINVDAPVQFSALLFIPPKTMDVFGIERDAHGLDLYVRRVLIQSKNKDLIPEYLGFVRGVVDTEDLPLNISRETLQENRVIRKIAQTITKQVLGELHKFAQDQERYAAFWKEHSKRFKMGYADFANQEAFAELLRFHSSAASDPDALVSLEEYVGRMQEGQKAIYYISGPSREAIEKNPHVEIFRTKGVELLYLFDPIDEFVMEAVRRYRDFPLEAAENADLRKLENLPDTTPDDAAAATASAQAEDMEALLTVMRRVLKDRVTEVRASKRLSHSPACLVSPDGSTSQMHRIMQILAKDTSIPQKVLEVNPKHPLVHNLQKMAQHSPDDPFLAMAVEGIFEAALLQDGYLADPHSLVERTYRLLEEASAWHAPKE